The proteins below come from a single Panicum hallii strain FIL2 chromosome 7, PHallii_v3.1, whole genome shotgun sequence genomic window:
- the LOC112901404 gene encoding WRKY transcription factor WRKY51-like, with amino-acid sequence MMTLDLMGRYGRLDEKVAIQEAAAAGLRGMEHLISQLSRAGTGERSSSPPGAAPAQNQQHPEQSHLQQRLQEVDCREITDMTVSKFKKVISILNRTGHARFRRGPVVAQSPGPAAACSEPAALPAWSAPAPRPVTLDFTKSVSGYSRDSGFSVSGASSSFLSSVTTGDGSVSNGRGGGGSSSLMLPPAVGAASCGKPPLSSSGAGQKRRCHEHAHSENVAGGKYGAAGGRCHCSKRRKHRVKRTIRVPAISPKVADIPADEYSWRKYGQKPIKGSPYPRGYYKCSTVRGCPARKHVERDPGDPSMLIVTYEGEHRHSPAEQDPPAAPPPLAPLPELPNH; translated from the exons ATGATGACCCTCGACTTGATGGGGCGGTACGGGCGGTTGGACGAGAAGGTGGCCATCCaggaggcggccgcggcggggctGCGCGGGATGGAGCACCTCATCTCGCAGCTCTCCCGCGCGGGCACCGGCGAgaggtcgtcgtcgccgcccgGGGCAGCGCCGGCGCAGAACCAGCAGCATCCGGAGCAGAGCCATCTGCAGCAGCGGCTGCAGGAGGTGGACTGCCGCGAGATCACGGACATGACGGTGTCCAAGTTCAAGAAGGTGATCTCCATCCTGAACCGCACGGGCCACGCGCGGTTCCGGCGCGGCCCCGTGGTGGCGCAGTCGCCGGGCCCGGCGGCCGCCTGCTCCGAGCCCGCGGCGCTGCCGGCGTGGTCGGCCCCGGCGCCGAGGCCCGTGACGCTGGACTTCACCAAGTCGGTGTCCGGGTACAGCAGGGACTCCGGGTTCAGCGTGTCCGGCGCCAGCTCGTCGTTCCTGTCGTCGGTGACGACCGGGGACGGAAGCGTGTCGaacggacgcggcggcggcggttcgtCGTCCCTGATGCTCCCGCCGGCGGTCGGCGCGGCCAGCTGCGGGAAGCCGCCGCTGTCATCGTCTGGCGCCGGGCAGAAGCGCAGGTGCCACGAGCACGCGCACTCGGAGAACGTCGCCGGCGGCAAGTACGGGGCCGCCGGTGGCCGCTGCCACTGCTCCAAGCGCAG GAAGCACCGGGTGAAGCGGACGATCCGCGTGCCAGCGATCAGCCCGAAGGTGGCGGACATCCCCGCCGACGAGTACTCGTGGCGCAAGTACGGGCAGAAGCCCATCAAGGGATCGCCATACCCGCG GGGGTACTACAAGTGCAGCACGGTGCGCGGATGCCCCGCCCGTAAGCACGTGGAGCGCGACCCCGGCGACCCGTCGATGCTGATCGTGACCTACGAGGGCGAGCACCGCCACAGCCCCGCCGAGCAGGACcctccggcggcgccgccgccgctcgccccgctGCCGGAGCTGCCCAACCATTAA